The Paenibacillus sophorae genome has a segment encoding these proteins:
- a CDS encoding nickel-dependent hydrogenase large subunit encodes MSTIKLDPVTRLEGHLKVEVTLDANNAVASATVAGMLFRDFENMLLNRPPRDAAFLTQRICGVCPVPQAVASSKAVEKIKGFKPNLQGLMLRNLIQGANFLDSGITHFYHLSLLDYIQGPQMSPWTGGYTQDLRFNATDTQTLTNHYLSALQIRRKANEMAAIFSGKLPHAANIVPGGVTALPSATEITNFRNYLNDIQSFISSTYQSDVNMLASAYSDYYNVGTGYGNLLTFGVFDTNTSGSLLFPAGTVINGTVGAFSEANIKEYNKYSYYSSPSGQAPASGTTTASYGKSGAYTWLKSPRYNDTPFEAGPLARVWVSGDYRNGVSVMDRHMARYVEMSKLVSNMQTWLDQLTPGASGFTNIGDPVSGSASGLTEAPRGAIGHWLSVSSSKISKYQIITPTCWNASPMDDAGNPGPVEKALIGTQVADPAQPVELLRIVHSFDPCTGCSVHVMSPDGVEMSKFVVQPLGK; translated from the coding sequence ATGAGTACAATTAAACTGGATCCAGTAACTCGTCTGGAAGGACATTTGAAGGTCGAAGTCACGCTGGACGCAAATAATGCGGTTGCTTCCGCCACCGTCGCCGGGATGCTGTTCCGGGATTTTGAGAACATGCTGCTGAATCGGCCTCCAAGGGATGCTGCTTTCCTGACTCAGCGGATTTGCGGTGTATGCCCTGTCCCTCAAGCCGTTGCTTCCTCAAAGGCGGTTGAAAAAATTAAGGGCTTTAAACCTAATCTCCAGGGGCTGATGCTCCGGAATCTGATTCAAGGGGCAAATTTCCTGGACAGCGGGATCACGCATTTTTACCATTTATCGTTACTAGACTATATTCAAGGTCCGCAGATGAGCCCATGGACGGGAGGCTACACGCAGGATCTAAGGTTCAATGCCACCGATACCCAAACGCTGACAAATCACTATCTTTCGGCGCTGCAAATCCGCAGAAAGGCCAATGAAATGGCGGCCATCTTCAGCGGTAAGCTTCCCCATGCCGCGAATATTGTTCCGGGCGGTGTAACGGCGTTGCCATCGGCAACTGAAATCACCAACTTCAGAAACTATTTGAACGATATACAGTCCTTCATTTCTAGTACTTATCAATCGGATGTCAACATGCTGGCTTCGGCCTATAGCGATTACTACAACGTGGGCACAGGGTACGGAAACCTGCTTACCTTCGGCGTATTTGACACGAATACTTCCGGAAGCTTGTTATTCCCAGCCGGCACTGTCATCAATGGAACCGTCGGCGCATTCAGCGAAGCGAACATTAAGGAATACAATAAATATTCCTATTACTCCTCTCCGAGCGGACAAGCCCCGGCAAGCGGCACGACAACAGCGAGCTACGGAAAGAGCGGAGCTTACACCTGGTTGAAATCTCCCCGGTACAACGACACGCCTTTCGAAGCGGGACCGCTGGCCAGAGTGTGGGTAAGCGGCGACTACCGCAATGGCGTATCCGTTATGGACCGGCATATGGCGCGCTACGTAGAAATGTCGAAACTCGTAAGCAATATGCAAACTTGGCTGGATCAATTGACACCAGGGGCCAGCGGCTTTACGAATATCGGCGATCCGGTATCGGGCAGCGCCTCCGGATTAACGGAAGCTCCCCGGGGCGCGATTGGCCATTGGTTATCGGTATCCAGCTCCAAAATTTCCAAATACCAAATCATTACCCCAACCTGCTGGAACGCCTCTCCTATGGACGACGCCGGCAACCCGGGCCCTGTTGAAAAAGCACTGATTGGTACCCAGGTGGCAGACCCGGCGCAGCCTGTGGAACTGCTCCGCATTGTGCATTCCTTTGATCCGTGTACCGGTTGTTCCGTGCATGTCATGTCCCCAGACGGCGTGGAAATGTCCAAATTTGTCGTGCAGCCTCTTGGCAAATAA
- the hypB gene encoding hydrogenase nickel incorporation protein HypB, with amino-acid sequence MSSIKVVTNILKVNDELTQQNKKLMNEKGLYVINLMSSPGSGKTSILEKVIAKLKDEVKIAVIEGDLYTTKDAERIEAHGVQVVQINTEGGCHLDGQMIRNALSHLNLEETNLLIIENVGNLICPASFELGEDLIITVLSTTEGNDKPQKYPRMFEKSGIVILNKVDLVPYTNFDKDEFHKDIQEINPKAKVIETSCMTGQGIDELCAWLKETISISNPV; translated from the coding sequence ATGAGCAGTATTAAAGTCGTTACCAACATCTTGAAAGTGAATGACGAGCTAACGCAGCAGAACAAGAAGCTGATGAACGAGAAGGGCCTGTATGTCATCAATTTGATGAGCTCGCCGGGATCGGGCAAAACTTCCATTCTGGAGAAAGTGATCGCCAAGCTAAAGGATGAAGTGAAAATTGCGGTGATTGAGGGTGACCTCTATACGACAAAGGATGCCGAAAGAATCGAGGCTCATGGCGTACAGGTCGTGCAAATCAACACCGAGGGCGGGTGTCACCTGGACGGGCAAATGATCCGGAACGCTTTAAGCCATTTGAACTTGGAAGAGACGAACCTGCTGATTATCGAGAATGTCGGCAACCTGATTTGTCCCGCGTCCTTCGAGCTGGGGGAGGATCTGATCATTACCGTGTTAAGTACGACGGAAGGAAACGACAAGCCGCAGAAATATCCGCGCATGTTCGAAAAGTCCGGCATTGTCATTTTGAATAAAGTTGATTTGGTGCCCTATACGAACTTTGACAAGGATGAATTCCACAAGGATATACAGGAAATCAATCCTAAGGCGAAGGTTATTGAAACTTCCTGCATGACCGGCCAGGGAATTGATGAGCTTTGCGCCTGGTTGAAGGAAACGATCTCGATCTCGAATCCAGTATAA
- a CDS encoding Sec-independent protein translocase subunit TatA/TatB, with protein MPHIGFGELIVILVIALIVFGPGKLPSVGGAIGKAFSEFRKAGRELTGETAASTTANEPVPVQAASVPVQAVVTQETNEVKS; from the coding sequence ATGCCTCATATTGGTTTTGGCGAACTTATTGTTATTTTGGTCATCGCGTTAATTGTGTTCGGTCCCGGCAAGCTTCCCTCCGTGGGCGGAGCTATCGGTAAAGCCTTCTCCGAATTTCGGAAAGCGGGCAGGGAGTTAACCGGCGAGACTGCCGCTTCCACCACCGCTAACGAGCCTGTTCCGGTTCAAGCAGCCTCTGTTCCGGTTCAAGCCGTCGTTACTCAAGAAACCAATGAAGTTAAGTCGTAA
- a CDS encoding HyaD/HybD family hydrogenase maturation endopeptidase → MKDTAVIGIGNILLKDDGIGVHTIRELEKEDLPSTVELVDGGTSTLAMLSYFLECRKIIVIDSLKAGLEPGTIYRIRPEDLASYEKGNLSIHDVQILDVVRMARMLGSAPDVIIFGIEPQEIGFELEMSELMRSKIPDIIGLLKQELGFASQEETNFA, encoded by the coding sequence ATGAAGGACACCGCGGTCATTGGAATCGGCAACATACTCCTGAAGGATGACGGCATCGGCGTCCATACGATCCGCGAGTTGGAGAAAGAAGACCTCCCGTCCACTGTTGAACTGGTGGATGGGGGGACTTCCACCCTTGCCATGCTGAGCTATTTTCTGGAGTGCCGGAAAATTATCGTTATCGATTCGTTGAAGGCCGGCTTGGAGCCTGGGACGATTTACCGGATCAGGCCAGAGGATCTTGCGAGCTACGAGAAGGGGAATTTATCCATTCACGATGTTCAAATTTTAGATGTGGTCCGAATGGCCCGTATGCTTGGCTCCGCCCCGGACGTCATCATATTCGGCATTGAACCGCAGGAGATCGGTTTTGAACTCGAAATGTCGGAACTCATGAGGAGCAAGATTCCCGACATCATCGGGCTTCTCAAGCAAGAATTGGGCTTCGCAAGTCAGGAGGAAACGAACTTTGCATGA
- a CDS encoding hydrogenase maturation nickel metallochaperone HypA produces the protein MHEAAIVESALELILAKAEEHHLTKIKRITAKVGELSGALPEAMQFVFQNASQGTIAEGSDFIIEQVEATASCGSCDITFPIRYYHPVCPSCGGLNNQVLTGYELYIDTMEGD, from the coding sequence TTGCATGAAGCGGCCATTGTAGAAAGCGCCTTGGAATTAATCCTCGCGAAAGCCGAAGAGCACCATTTGACAAAAATCAAACGCATTACAGCCAAGGTGGGAGAACTGTCGGGAGCACTTCCGGAAGCCATGCAATTCGTTTTTCAAAACGCATCGCAAGGTACGATTGCGGAAGGGTCGGATTTTATCATCGAACAGGTGGAAGCAACAGCCTCATGCGGGAGCTGTGACATTACGTTTCCCATCCGTTATTATCATCCCGTATGCCCTTCGTGCGGCGGGCTGAACAATCAGGTCCTTACAGGTTATGAGCTATATATCGATACGATGGAGGGTGATTAA